ACCGGTGAGCCGGAGTTGCCGCCGATGATGTCGTTGGTAGAAACAAAATTCAGCGGGGTAGAAAGATCAAGGGAAGGCGTCGGGGTGGCCCAGCGCTCGGGCAGCGCCCACTGCGGATCGGTGTTGTGCGAGTGGTGGCGGTCGTACATGCCGTAGAAGGTCGTGTAGGCCGGGGCGATGGTTCCGTTGTATTCGTAGCCGGCTACGACCCCGTCGGCAATGCGGGGCGAGAAGGTGGCGTCCGGCGGGATGCTGGTGCCGTACACTGCAAACCAGCCACGGCCGAGGCGGGTTTCGAGCTGATTTTCTTCCTGACTGAGCAACTGAAACATGAGCGTGTTTTCATACAGCCGGCTGCCAAAGGCATTAAAGTAGTCGAGGCCGGGATCGGACCATTCGCGGAAGGCGGTTTCGGCGAAGGCTTCGGTTTGCTCCTGTGTGGCAAAGGCGGAGTTTTGGACGAGGGCTGCGGCGACTTCCGCTTTGTCGTGCCCGTTCAGTATGCGGCGCATGTAGGGGGAGTCGTCGCCGAGGAGGTCTGCGAGGTAGCGCAGGTGGTTTTCGATCAGGAGGCGTTCGTGCGCCGGGTCGCGGTCCTGAATGGCGGTCAGGCCTGCGAGGGCCTGCGTACGGGCTTCGGTGCTGAGATCCTGATGGACGAGGCGGTAGGCAACGAGGGCGCGCTGCAGCAAGGCGGAGCTGAGGGCGGAGTTTGGCTGCATGCCTATGCTCATGATATACGGGTAGGGTGCGAGCCCCGCTTTTTGCTCCTGAATTTCGGCAATGCGCTCGATGATGGGGATGTATTCCGCGGCAAGGGCTTCATTATCGCGCAGGGCGGCGACGAAGTTGTTTTCGTTGTCGGTACGGCGGCCCATCAGGAAGGGGTCGCGGTGCGCGAGCACCTGTCCGCCGTAGAGTTTCTCGGCGTTGCGCAGGCTGAAGATGGTGTTACGGAGCTGCTGCGCTTCATCGGTGTCGGGATCGAGCTCGAAAATGGCGTCGAGGCTGTTGAGGGTGTGAAACAGGAAGCGATGGATGATATCAAGCTGAAACTGTCCCGCGTAGGTGAGCTGTGCTACGGTGTTGAGGCGGGTGGTGCTTCCGGGGTTTCCGATCACAAAAACGCCGTCGCCGCTTCGCACGCCTTCTATGGCAAAGGGGAAGAAGAAGGGCGTTTGCAGCGGGGCATCATCTTCATACACCCGCATGAAGGTCATGTCGAGGTTGTAGCGCGGGTAGGTGAAGTTATCGGCGTCGCCCCCGTAGTACCCGATTTGCAGCTCGGGCGCCATTACCATGCGGATATCAAAGTAGCGGCGGAAGAAGTAGGCCGAGTAGCGTCCGCCGTTGAACAGGGACACGACCTGCACGACGATGTTTTCACTTTCATCGAATTCGGCGCTCAGTTCGGCCTGAACCCGCTGAATGACCTGTGAGCGGACCTGCGCCTGCTGCTCAATCGGGGCGGAATCGACTTCATCGAGGATCAGATCGGTGAGGTCGCGGATGTCGATGAGCTGATCGAGGTAGTAGTCTTCAATCATGCGCTCGTCGGAAAGGGTGACGGCGTAGAAGCCGTCGTCGAGGGTGCGCTCGCCTTCGCGGCCAATCTGCGTGATTTGGTCGCGCACGCAGTGATGGTTGGTCATCACGAGGCCGTTGGGCGAAATGAAGGAAGCGGAACAGCCCGGAAGCCGCAGGGCGCCGAGGCGGGCGCGCTCGAACCAGGCATCGTCGGGATCAAAGTTGTAGGTTTCGGCGAAATATTCGACCGGGGCGTGTTCGAAGGTCCACATGCGGCCGTTGTCGAGAATGCTGGAGGGGACCGGTTCGAAGGTCGGGAGCAGGGAAATAATTTCTGTTTCCGGTTCCGCTGCAGTTTGGGCAGCAGTGCCTGATTCGTTGGCCGGTGCGGCGGCATCATCAGCTGCCTGTTGGGGCGCGGCACAGGAAAAGAGCAGCAGCAGGCTCAGTGCTGCAAGCAGGGGTTTCAGTTGTATGATCTGATACATGTAAAAGGATAGCTTGGTGAAGAGAAATTGGAATGCACCAAGGTACGGCATTCTGCATACAGGCGGAACCGTAAAAATGCAACAGGGTTGCAGTGCTGCCCCCCTGCCGATGTTTTACCCGCCTTCTTCCCGCAGCCTGAGCCGGACCGGACCTTTGGCGGTGCGGATATCAACCGGCTGACCTTTTTGGGTGACCCGGATCTTTCCGGCTTCGGCAAGTCTTGCGGCGGTTTCGCGTACATCCGGCATGTGATCGCGCCAGGCCGGACCGAAAAAAGACCTCGCCGGCTCG
This genomic stretch from Cyclonatronum proteinivorum harbors:
- a CDS encoding S46 family peptidase translates to MYQIIQLKPLLAALSLLLLFSCAAPQQAADDAAAPANESGTAAQTAAEPETEIISLLPTFEPVPSSILDNGRMWTFEHAPVEYFAETYNFDPDDAWFERARLGALRLPGCSASFISPNGLVMTNHHCVRDQITQIGREGERTLDDGFYAVTLSDERMIEDYYLDQLIDIRDLTDLILDEVDSAPIEQQAQVRSQVIQRVQAELSAEFDESENIVVQVVSLFNGGRYSAYFFRRYFDIRMVMAPELQIGYYGGDADNFTYPRYNLDMTFMRVYEDDAPLQTPFFFPFAIEGVRSGDGVFVIGNPGSTTRLNTVAQLTYAGQFQLDIIHRFLFHTLNSLDAIFELDPDTDEAQQLRNTIFSLRNAEKLYGGQVLAHRDPFLMGRRTDNENNFVAALRDNEALAAEYIPIIERIAEIQEQKAGLAPYPYIMSIGMQPNSALSSALLQRALVAYRLVHQDLSTEARTQALAGLTAIQDRDPAHERLLIENHLRYLADLLGDDSPYMRRILNGHDKAEVAAALVQNSAFATQEQTEAFAETAFREWSDPGLDYFNAFGSRLYENTLMFQLLSQEENQLETRLGRGWFAVYGTSIPPDATFSPRIADGVVAGYEYNGTIAPAYTTFYGMYDRHHSHNTDPQWALPERWATPTPSLDLSTPLNFVSTNDIIGGNSGSPVVNTRLEIVGLAFDGNVESMGSSTLILDDRSARAVSVDSRGMLEALRHVYRADRLVREIEDARHQR
- a CDS encoding DUF3253 domain-containing protein → MQKPDLREEIMQLAAKRGPDASLCPSEPARSFFGPAWRDHMPDVRETAARLAEAGKIRVTQKGQPVDIRTAKGPVRLRLREEGG